A DNA window from Micromonospora sp. NBC_01739 contains the following coding sequences:
- a CDS encoding S1 family peptidase, whose translation MQPEGPYRYTHLLGGSPVGKAWAALDQQGRFVTVAVLDATVAAAPGWREAFAGIVNNLAQGPAGTPFVYADFSAAAPWVAYGPEAGPAAEKLFRALGVEYQPVPSSAPPPVSPPVSGPPQPISGPPQPVSGMPQPVSGMPQPVSGMPQPISGMPQPVPGMPQPVSGAAQSAGSVPTQPVYPDPVSDTPASPGFGPAPDDPLRHDPFSSPARRIQPSTAPKRQGGLWVAIAALLLVAAVGGGAGIWAISASDGQNPPAVTAPTAPPPPPGLKPWAEAAPRSPQEHALAKVAPAMVFLEAIYTGYVRNKQDGALLHPDPFTFSRRCTGVVVNHDGHLLTNGQCVAPTSEILLEHALGSLADTLVARGTLKAGEVGGYVKGRLASSAFTGPERDTDPAVVLHGQMNVAKGDLKASPAIPGTVVKVLPLEEGNLALVKLDQANLPTAELNTSATIAPGTALNVLGYATTDAEYRSATYTVSTKAAEVTEVDPETSFYRVSEDVGAYSRGGIAIDPQGQVVGMLDNDLLAPKRPNRLVVPVARLTGLLDSADVDNKLGETDALYRSALEAYFTGDEGKAAAQFAQVVEQAPANALALAYRDTAVAFGGKPEPDRPAWAVPVLIGAGVALVAGLGVLLWSRLRRTR comes from the coding sequence ATGCAGCCGGAAGGCCCCTACCGGTACACCCATCTGCTGGGGGGTTCACCGGTCGGCAAGGCATGGGCAGCCCTCGATCAGCAGGGCCGGTTCGTGACCGTGGCCGTCCTGGACGCTACTGTGGCCGCCGCCCCGGGCTGGCGGGAGGCCTTCGCCGGGATCGTCAACAACCTGGCCCAGGGGCCCGCCGGAACCCCCTTTGTGTACGCCGACTTCTCGGCGGCCGCCCCCTGGGTCGCGTACGGCCCGGAGGCCGGCCCGGCTGCGGAGAAGCTGTTCCGGGCGCTCGGTGTGGAGTACCAACCCGTACCCTCCTCGGCCCCGCCGCCGGTTTCCCCACCCGTCTCCGGCCCACCCCAGCCGATCTCCGGCCCCCCGCAGCCGGTCTCCGGAATGCCGCAACCTGTGTCTGGGATGCCGCAGCCGGTCTCCGGGATGCCGCAGCCGATCTCGGGGATGCCGCAACCGGTGCCCGGGATGCCGCAGCCGGTTTCCGGGGCGGCGCAGTCGGCGGGGTCGGTACCCACCCAGCCGGTCTACCCGGATCCGGTCTCGGACACCCCGGCCTCGCCCGGCTTCGGCCCGGCCCCGGACGACCCGCTGCGGCACGACCCCTTCAGCTCTCCGGCCCGGCGGATCCAACCCTCCACCGCGCCGAAACGGCAGGGTGGCCTGTGGGTGGCGATCGCCGCGCTGCTGCTGGTCGCCGCCGTCGGTGGGGGTGCCGGCATCTGGGCCATCTCGGCCAGTGACGGACAGAACCCGCCGGCGGTCACCGCGCCTACCGCGCCCCCGCCCCCACCGGGGCTCAAGCCCTGGGCCGAGGCCGCGCCGCGCAGCCCGCAGGAGCACGCCCTGGCCAAGGTGGCACCCGCGATGGTCTTCCTGGAGGCCATCTACACCGGGTACGTCCGCAACAAGCAGGACGGTGCCCTGCTGCACCCCGATCCCTTCACCTTCAGCCGCCGCTGCACCGGGGTGGTGGTCAACCACGACGGGCATCTGCTCACCAACGGGCAGTGCGTCGCCCCCACCTCGGAGATCCTGCTCGAACACGCGCTCGGCTCGCTGGCCGACACCCTGGTGGCCCGGGGCACCCTCAAGGCCGGGGAGGTCGGCGGCTACGTCAAGGGTCGACTGGCCAGCAGTGCCTTCACCGGCCCCGAGCGGGACACCGACCCCGCGGTCGTGCTGCACGGCCAGATGAACGTGGCCAAGGGTGACCTCAAGGCCAGCCCGGCGATCCCCGGCACGGTCGTCAAGGTGCTCCCCCTGGAGGAGGGCAACCTGGCCCTGGTCAAGCTCGACCAGGCCAACCTGCCCACCGCCGAACTGAACACCTCCGCCACGATCGCCCCGGGAACGGCACTGAACGTCCTCGGCTACGCCACCACCGATGCGGAGTACCGCTCCGCCACCTACACGGTGAGCACCAAGGCCGCCGAGGTGACCGAAGTGGACCCGGAGACCTCCTTCTACCGGGTCAGTGAGGATGTCGGCGCCTACTCCCGGGGCGGCATCGCGATCGACCCCCAGGGCCAGGTGGTTGGGATGCTGGACAACGACCTGCTGGCCCCCAAGCGACCCAACCGCCTCGTGGTACCGGTGGCCCGGCTGACCGGGCTGCTGGACTCCGCCGACGTCGACAACAAACTCGGCGAGACGGACGCTCTCTACCGCAGCGCCCTCGAGGCGTACTTCACCGGGGACGAGGGGAAGGCCGCCGCACAGTTCGCCCAGGTCGTCGAGCAGGCCCCCGCGAACGCCCTGGCCCTGGCGTACCGCGACACGGCGGTCGCCTTCGGCGGTAAGCCGGAACCGGACCGGCCCGCCTGGGCGGTGCCGGTGCTCATCGGTGCGGGTGTCGCCCTGGTCGCCGGGCTCGGCGTGCTGCTCTGGTCTCGGCTCCGCCGGACCAGGTAG